GGAAATAGCGAAAGGCCACCCAGAGGCCACCCTGCGCTCAGGGTTCGGCGGCAACATGGAATCCGTCCGAAATAACGTTCTCACAACGGGCTATCCCGAAGAGAATTTTATTTTCATCAAAGGCCCGGTTGAGGAGACTATTCCCGCCGCCGTGCCAAGCAGCATTTCACTGCTTCGGCTCGACACCGACTGGTACAGTTCCACCTACCACGAACTCGTACACCTATATCCACGGTTAAACACCGGCGCTGTTCTCATCATCGACGATTACGGATGGTGCAGAGGAGCGAGAGAGGCGACAGACCAATACTTCAAGGAAAAGAACCCCAAGATGTTCCTCACCCGGACCGACAGTTCCGTCAGGATGGGTGTGAAGCTGGACTAGTTAAAAATTCACGCCACCCAGCCCCCACCGTGCAAGATATCGCCGTCATAGAAAACAGCGGCCTGGCCCGGCGGGACGGCGCCCAGCGCTGCCGGATCCTCAGGAAATACCTCGGCAGTATCATCTCCCAGCGGCACCACCCTACTCGGCACCGCTTTTTGCCGGTGGCGAACCTGAACCGACAGATACTTTTCGCCCTCCGTGAACGGAATCGACCAGCGGATTTTCTCGGCGCGGAAACTCTCGCGCTCAAGGGCAGAGCGCTCGCCCACAACAACCGTTGCCGTCTCTGCCTCAAGACCTACGACAAAGCGTGGGTCTTTACCGCCCAGGCCAAGACCTCGCCGCTGGCCCACCGTGAAGTTCGTCACGCCCGGATGGCTGCCCACTTTGTTTCCCTCAAGATCCACGATATCGCCGGGCCTGTCGACACCAGGCGATTCCGCCTGCAAAAAGAGTCGATAATCGTTCTCAGGAACAAAACAAATTTCCTGGCTCTCGGGTTTGTCGGCAGTATGGAGCCCGAGACTCCGGGCAATCTCTCTCGTTTTTTTCTTCTCAAAATCGCCCAACGGAAATTCGGTGTGCGCGATCTGCGCCTGCGTCATACCGAACAGGAAATAGGTCTGATCCTTTTCCTTATCGGCACTTCGCGCGAGCGTCAGATGGCCGTCCACCTCCGTAATTCGCGCGTAGTGGCCCGTCGCCAGAGAGTCAGCCCCGAACCCCCTGGCCCGCTCGGCAAGGTAATCGAACTTGACCACCTGATTGCAGGCAATGCAGGGAACCGGCGTGCGACCGCGCGCATACTCGCCAATAAAATTATCGATCACTGTTTCGCGAAACGACTCGCGAACGTCCATCACATAAAACGGAATATCGAGTTTCGTCGCCACAGCCCGCGCGTCGGCCAAATCCCTCGGAGCACAGCAGCCCCGGTGGAAGGAATCCGAGGGCGGCTGATCCGTCAGGCGCAGCCCGACGCCCACGACATCGCGGCCCTGCTCTTTTAAAAGCGCGGCGGCGACAGAACTATCCACCCCCCCGCTCATTGCGACTACAATTCGATCCGCCAAAACCCTCTCCAATTATTCACAAAACACCCAAGCCAGAAGCAAAAAATCCCCGGCTCGCGGCGGGGCTCTTTATAACCCGAAAATCAAAACCCCTCTAGCCGCCAATCAATAGCGGCATCAACTCGCCGATATCCTCCAA
The nucleotide sequence above comes from Nitrospinaceae bacterium. Encoded proteins:
- a CDS encoding macrocin O-methyltransferase, encoding MAHLIYTNDGEEIEYKDIISDEPVDRRFMEMIADVAPYTLTARNGIEALYGLFKAVQYIVEKKIPGDFVECGVWRGGAIIMCALTLKYFGVMDRKIYLYDTFEGMTAPEERDIDWDGVSEKEKWDTAQEIAKGHPEATLRSGFGGNMESVRNNVLTTGYPEENFIFIKGPVEETIPAAVPSSISLLRLDTDWYSSTYHELVHLYPRLNTGAVLIIDDYGWCRGAREATDQYFKEKNPKMFLTRTDSSVRMGVKLD
- the mnmA gene encoding tRNA 2-thiouridine(34) synthase MnmA, with amino-acid sequence MADRIVVAMSGGVDSSVAAALLKEQGRDVVGVGLRLTDQPPSDSFHRGCCAPRDLADARAVATKLDIPFYVMDVRESFRETVIDNFIGEYARGRTPVPCIACNQVVKFDYLAERARGFGADSLATGHYARITEVDGHLTLARSADKEKDQTYFLFGMTQAQIAHTEFPLGDFEKKKTREIARSLGLHTADKPESQEICFVPENDYRLFLQAESPGVDRPGDIVDLEGNKVGSHPGVTNFTVGQRRGLGLGGKDPRFVVGLEAETATVVVGERSALERESFRAEKIRWSIPFTEGEKYLSVQVRHRQKAVPSRVVPLGDDTAEVFPEDPAALGAVPPGQAAVFYDGDILHGGGWVA